Proteins encoded together in one Campylobacter peloridis LMG 23910 window:
- a CDS encoding diadenosine tetraphosphate hydrolase, giving the protein MNPKELISQIKDYADIADASYAMLDLIDENDEKGFNSMLNIKTKFYLYQGI; this is encoded by the coding sequence ATGAACCCTAAAGAACTTATTTCTCAAATCAAAGACTATGCTGATATAGCAGATGCTAGTTATGCTATGCTTGATTTAATCGATGAGAATGATGAAAAAGGTTTTAATAGTATGTTAAATATAAAAACTAAATTTTACTTATACCAAGGTATTTGA